A window of Melopsittacus undulatus isolate bMelUnd1 chromosome 2, bMelUnd1.mat.Z, whole genome shotgun sequence contains these coding sequences:
- the GPR180 gene encoding integral membrane protein GPR180 isoform X1 — protein MRWRLLWLLCAAARWWGAGGKTLRGGFASAAARRDPWRPVAGFQFHGDHAVLCVRIKNVAVAVAKAARLHLFQAQEWQKLQNGIEDQSCTEKFSKAQLTMTVNHTEQNLTVSQIPYPETWYVFYVDKFTCEENYSESEDIQFEMVLLNPDAEGNPLDHFSAGESGLHEFFFLLVLAYFVTACIYAQSLWQTLKKRGPMHTVLRVLTVALLLQAGSALANYLHFSSYSKDGIGVPFMGSLSELCDIVSQIQMLYLLLSLCMGWTIGRMKKSHGRPLQWDSTPTSTGIAVVVVVTQSFLLIWEQFEDTNHHSYRPHHGLASGLLIGLRVCLALSLAAGLYQIITVERSTLKREFYITFAKACILWFLCHPCLATIAIIFREYQREKIITMGVILCQCISMVILYRLFLSHSLYWEVSSLSSVTLPLTVSSGHKNRHHF, from the exons ATGCGGTGGCGGCTGCTGTGGCTCCTCTGCGCTGCCGCCCGCTGGTGGGGCGCCGGCGGCAAGACGCTGCGGGGCGGGTTCGCCAGCGCCGCCGCACGGCGGGACCCGTGGCGGCCGGTGGCGGGGTTCCAGTTCCACG GTGACCATGCTGTTCTGTGTGTCAGAATCAAGAACGTAGCAGTAGCTGTGGCAAAAGCAGCTAGACTTCACCTGTTTCAAGCACAGGAATGGCAGAAGCTGCAGAATGGCATCGAAGATCAGAGCTGTACAGAGAAGTTCTCCAAAGCTCAGCTGACAA tGACTGTGAACCACACAGAGCAAAATCTGACAGTGTCCCAGATTCCTTATCCGGAAACATGGTATGTGTTTTATGTAGACAAGTTTACCTGCGAGGAGAATTATTCTGAATCCGAGGATATTCAGTTTGAAATGGTCTTACTAAACCCAGATGCAGAAGGCAATCCATTAGATCACTTTAGCGCAGGGGAATCtg GGTTGCATgaattctttttcctgcttgtcCTAGCATACTTCGTTACTGCTTGCATATATGCACAGTCCCTATGGCAAACACTTAAGAAGCGTGGACCTATGCATACTGTACTAAGGGTGTTAACAGTTGCATTACTGTTGCAGGCTGGTTCAGCGCTTGCCAACTACCTGCATTTCTCAAG ttATTCTAAAGATGGAATAGGAGTACCTTTTATGGGAAGTTTGTCAGAAT TGTGTGACATAGTCTCACAGATACAAATGCTATATTTATTGTTGAGTCTGTGTATGGGTTGGACAATAGGCAGAATGAAGAAATCTCATGGCAGACCTCTTCAGTGGGATTCCACTCCAACATCTACTGGCATTGCTGTAGTAGTTGTCGTTACACAG AGCTTTTTACTAATCTGGGAGCAGTTTGAAGATACGAATCACCACAGCTACCGTCCACACCACGGCTTAGCAAGCGGTCTGCTTATTGGCCTCAGAGTTTGCCTAGCTTTATCACTGGCTGCTGGTCTTTACCAGATCATCACAGTGGAGAGAAGCACGCTGAAAAGGGAGTTCTATATCACCTTTGCCAAA GCCTGCATTCTCTGGTTTTTGTGCCACCCATGTCTTGCAACCATTGCTATAATATTCAGAGAATATCAAAGAGAAAAG attaTTACCATGGGTGTTATCCTCTGTCAGTGCATCTCCATGGTTATCCTCTACAGACTTTTTCTATCTCATAGTCTATATTGGGAAGTATCTTCACTGTCATCAGTGACGTTGCCACTAACAGTATCCTCTGGACATAAAAATCGACATCACTTCTGA
- the GPR180 gene encoding integral membrane protein GPR180 isoform X2: MTVNHTEQNLTVSQIPYPETWYVFYVDKFTCEENYSESEDIQFEMVLLNPDAEGNPLDHFSAGESGLHEFFFLLVLAYFVTACIYAQSLWQTLKKRGPMHTVLRVLTVALLLQAGSALANYLHFSSYSKDGIGVPFMGSLSELCDIVSQIQMLYLLLSLCMGWTIGRMKKSHGRPLQWDSTPTSTGIAVVVVVTQSFLLIWEQFEDTNHHSYRPHHGLASGLLIGLRVCLALSLAAGLYQIITVERSTLKREFYITFAKACILWFLCHPCLATIAIIFREYQREKIITMGVILCQCISMVILYRLFLSHSLYWEVSSLSSVTLPLTVSSGHKNRHHF; this comes from the exons A tGACTGTGAACCACACAGAGCAAAATCTGACAGTGTCCCAGATTCCTTATCCGGAAACATGGTATGTGTTTTATGTAGACAAGTTTACCTGCGAGGAGAATTATTCTGAATCCGAGGATATTCAGTTTGAAATGGTCTTACTAAACCCAGATGCAGAAGGCAATCCATTAGATCACTTTAGCGCAGGGGAATCtg GGTTGCATgaattctttttcctgcttgtcCTAGCATACTTCGTTACTGCTTGCATATATGCACAGTCCCTATGGCAAACACTTAAGAAGCGTGGACCTATGCATACTGTACTAAGGGTGTTAACAGTTGCATTACTGTTGCAGGCTGGTTCAGCGCTTGCCAACTACCTGCATTTCTCAAG ttATTCTAAAGATGGAATAGGAGTACCTTTTATGGGAAGTTTGTCAGAAT TGTGTGACATAGTCTCACAGATACAAATGCTATATTTATTGTTGAGTCTGTGTATGGGTTGGACAATAGGCAGAATGAAGAAATCTCATGGCAGACCTCTTCAGTGGGATTCCACTCCAACATCTACTGGCATTGCTGTAGTAGTTGTCGTTACACAG AGCTTTTTACTAATCTGGGAGCAGTTTGAAGATACGAATCACCACAGCTACCGTCCACACCACGGCTTAGCAAGCGGTCTGCTTATTGGCCTCAGAGTTTGCCTAGCTTTATCACTGGCTGCTGGTCTTTACCAGATCATCACAGTGGAGAGAAGCACGCTGAAAAGGGAGTTCTATATCACCTTTGCCAAA GCCTGCATTCTCTGGTTTTTGTGCCACCCATGTCTTGCAACCATTGCTATAATATTCAGAGAATATCAAAGAGAAAAG attaTTACCATGGGTGTTATCCTCTGTCAGTGCATCTCCATGGTTATCCTCTACAGACTTTTTCTATCTCATAGTCTATATTGGGAAGTATCTTCACTGTCATCAGTGACGTTGCCACTAACAGTATCCTCTGGACATAAAAATCGACATCACTTCTGA